One region of Primulina tabacum isolate GXHZ01 chromosome 17, ASM2559414v2, whole genome shotgun sequence genomic DNA includes:
- the LOC142531406 gene encoding putative pectinesterase/pectinesterase inhibitor 36 has protein sequence MLPFSTTFLILVLLASARVDVSCREEIEVVKMVREEMLLAIASWDDITRGSKFGPGPGVVGDCLKMYRDVEPRLARIVRAENCSHDDGVTWLSAALASHNGCVEGLAEEGLLSEARVATRNLSSLIREGLAVYGNKRSPRWKGIGVKRKPVSNQEGGPLTSWNPATSKADLVVAKDGSGNYKTINEAIVALAGMGGNRPERAIIYVKSGLYNEKVEIGRDLKNIMLVGDGMDKTVVTASGNVQDGQTTFSSATFGVSGDGFWARGVAFENTAGPHKHQAVALRASSDLAIFYQCSFKGYQDTLLVHSLRQFYRDCQIHGTIDFIFGDAAVVFQNCDIFVRRPMDHQSNMVTAQGRDDPNENTGISIVNSRVVPASDFGDVKGMFKSYLGRPWKKYSRTVVSKTDLDGMIDGKGWTEWDGDFALSTLYYGEYMNTGSGASTAARVKWPGFHAMSDPREVAPFCVQNFVGGDSWIPASGVPYWSGI, from the exons ATGTTGCCTTTTTCCACCACCTTTCTGATCCTTGTGCTTCTGGCCTCTGCACGTGTTGATGTTTCTTGCAGGGAGGAGATTGAAGTGGTGAAAATGGTGAGGGAGGAGATGCTGCTTGCAATAGCTAGCTGGGATGATATTACCCGAGGATCGAAATTCGGGCCGGGCCCGGGGGTTGTGGGTGATTGCCTGAAGATGTATCGAGACGTGGAGCCGAGGCTAGCCCGGATAGTTCGGGCCGAGAACTGCAGCCACGATGATGGGGTGACTTGGTTGAGTGCCGCATTGGCCAGCCATAACGGTTGTGTGGAGGGGCTGGCGGAGGAGGGGTTGCTGTCGGAGGCCCGAGTTGCGACCCGGAATTTGAGTTCTTTGATCAGGGAGGGTTTGGCTGTGTATGGGAATAAAAGGAGTCCAAGGTGGAAGGGAATCG GGGTGAAGAGGAAGCCAGTCTCCAACCAAGAAGGGGGGCCACTAACATCTTGGAACCCGGCTACTTCAAAGGCTGACCTTGTAGTTGCTAAGGATGGCTCCGGAAATTATAAGACTATCAACGAAGCAATCGTGGCACTCGCTGGAATGGGCGGAAATCGTCCCGAAAGAGCGATAATATACGTGAAGTCGGGCTTGTACAACGAGAAAGTAGAGATCGGTAGGGATTTGAAGAACATTATGCTGGTTGGCGATGGCATGGACAAAACTGTTGTGACAGCAAGTGGTAATGTGCAAGATGGGCAAACCACTTTCAGTTCTGCTACATTTG GTGTTTCCGGCGACGGGTTCTGGGCGAGGGGCGTGGCATTCGAGAACACGGCGGGGCCACACAAACATCAGGCAGTGGCATTGAGGGCAAGCTCGGACCTAGCCATTTTCTACCAATGCAGCTTCAAGGGGTACCAAGATACCCTTCTAGTCCACTCTCTACGGCAGTTTTATCGCGACTGCCAGATACACGGAACGATCGACTTCATATTCGGTGACGCAGCGGTGGTTTTCCAGAACTGCGATATATTCGTTCGTAGGCCGATGGATCACCAATCCAACATGGTAACCGCGCAGGGAAGGGACGACCCGAATGAGAACACGGGGATTTCTATAGTGAATTCCCGTGTCGTGCCAGCTTCTGATTTCGGTGATGTTAAGGGGATGTTCAAGAGTTACTTAGGCAGGCCGTGGAAGAAGTACTCGAGGACCGTGGTTTCGAAGACGGATCTGGATGGTATGATTGATGGGAAGGGCTGGACTGAGTGGGACGGAGATTTCGCGCTCTCGACCCTATACTACGGGGAGTATATGAACACCGGGAGTGGGGCTTCAACTGCTGCTAGGGTCAAATGGCCTGGTTTTCATGCTATGAGTGACCCCCGTGAGGTTGCCCCATTCTGTGTTCAAAATTTCGTCGGCGGCGACTCGTGGATTCCGGCCTCCGGTGTACCATATTGGTCTGGAATATGA